In Cryptococcus depauperatus CBS 7841 chromosome 4, complete sequence, a single window of DNA contains:
- a CDS encoding mitochondrial import inner membrane translocase subunit TIM9, giving the protein MDFSQFNGAEQSHMTKVIEKKQMQDFMRLYSGLVERCFNACAQDFTTKALSTNESTCVQNCTDKFLKHSERVGARFAEHNAEQMQGK; this is encoded by the exons ATGGACTTTTCTCAATTCAACGGTGCCGAACAATCCCATATGACCAAGGTCATCGAAAAGAAGCAA atgcaagatTTCATGCGCCTATACTCTGGCCTTGTAGAAAGATGCTTCAATGCATGTGCCCAGGATTTTACTACCAAGGCTCTTTCTACCAATGAA TCAACCTGCGTTCAAAACTGTACAGATAAATTTTTAAAACACAGCGAAAGAGTTGGGGCGAGATTTGCAGAACATAATGCTG AGCAAATGCAAGGCAAATAA